A genome region from Wielerella bovis includes the following:
- a CDS encoding cold-shock protein, with amino-acid sequence MATGTVKWFNDAKGFGFITPDEGGEDLFAHFSAINMEGFKTLKEGQKVSFDVTTGPKGKQAANIQAA; translated from the coding sequence ATGGCAACTGGTACTGTTAAATGGTTTAACGATGCTAAAGGTTTTGGTTTTATTACTCCTGATGAAGGTGGTGAAGATTTGTTCGCACACTTCTCTGCGATTAATATGGAAGGTTTCAAAACATTGAAAGAAGGTCAAAAAGTTTCTTTTGATGTAACAACTGGCCCTAAAGGTAAGCAAGCAGCCAATATTCAAGCTGCTTAA
- a CDS encoding dihydrolipoyl dehydrogenase, translating to MKQINADVVVIGGGTAGMGAYRNALLHTKNAYLIESHVFGTTCARVGCMPSKLLIAAAEARHHALHTDPFGVHLDKSSIQVNGVEVMNRVKSERDRFVGFVVSDVEEWDADKRIMGAAKFIDEHTIQIDDHTQIKADRIVIATGSRPVIFPQWEVLGDKLLVNDDVFSWDTLPESVAVFGPGVIGLELGQALARLGVRVEMFGLGGLIGGISDPVVRNAAIEVLGEELVMHLDAKTEVALNADGKVEVKWSQDGESGVFVADYMLAATGRRPNVDNIGLENINIEKDARGVPVADPYTMQTSIPHIFIAGDASNQLPLLHEASDQGKIAGVNAGQYPNITKGLRRSMIGVVFTNPQITAVGARYANLKEQYGDKFESDVVIGEVSFKNQGRSRVMLVNKGHMRVYADKNTGVFLGAEAIGPAAEHIAHLLAWSHQQKMTVPQMLDMPFYHPVIEEGLRTALRDVAAKL from the coding sequence ATGAAACAAATTAATGCAGATGTGGTTGTTATTGGTGGTGGCACAGCAGGTATGGGTGCTTATCGCAATGCGTTGTTGCACACCAAAAATGCATATTTAATTGAAAGCCATGTTTTTGGCACAACGTGTGCGCGTGTTGGTTGTATGCCATCAAAATTATTGATTGCCGCAGCAGAAGCGCGTCATCATGCTTTGCATACCGACCCATTTGGCGTACATTTGGACAAATCGTCTATTCAAGTGAATGGCGTGGAAGTGATGAACCGCGTGAAATCCGAACGCGACCGTTTTGTTGGTTTCGTAGTTAGTGATGTGGAAGAGTGGGATGCTGATAAACGCATTATGGGTGCGGCAAAATTTATTGATGAACATACCATTCAAATTGACGACCATACACAAATCAAAGCTGACCGTATCGTAATTGCGACAGGCTCACGTCCTGTGATTTTCCCACAATGGGAAGTGTTGGGCGATAAATTATTGGTTAATGATGACGTATTCTCTTGGGATACGCTGCCTGAAAGTGTGGCGGTGTTTGGGCCTGGTGTGATTGGTTTGGAATTGGGTCAAGCATTGGCACGTTTGGGTGTACGTGTAGAAATGTTTGGTTTGGGTGGTTTGATTGGTGGTATTTCAGACCCTGTTGTACGCAATGCCGCTATTGAAGTATTGGGCGAAGAATTGGTGATGCACTTGGATGCGAAAACCGAAGTGGCATTGAATGCGGACGGCAAAGTGGAAGTCAAATGGTCGCAAGATGGTGAAAGTGGTGTCTTTGTGGCAGATTATATGTTGGCAGCGACAGGTCGCCGTCCTAACGTGGATAATATTGGCTTGGAAAACATTAATATTGAAAAAGATGCTCGTGGCGTGCCAGTTGCTGACCCATATACCATGCAAACTTCTATTCCACATATTTTTATTGCAGGTGATGCGTCTAATCAACTGCCTTTGTTGCATGAAGCTTCTGACCAAGGCAAGATTGCAGGTGTGAATGCAGGGCAATATCCTAATATTACCAAAGGTTTGCGTCGCAGTATGATTGGTGTGGTGTTTACCAATCCGCAAATTACAGCCGTAGGTGCGCGTTATGCTAACTTAAAAGAGCAGTATGGCGACAAGTTTGAGTCTGATGTTGTGATTGGTGAAGTATCATTCAAAAATCAAGGTCGTAGCCGTGTGATGTTGGTAAATAAAGGTCATATGCGTGTATATGCTGACAAAAATACAGGCGTGTTCTTGGGTGCGGAGGCGATTGGCCCTGCCGCTGAACACATTGCACATTTGTTAGCATGGTCGCATCAGCAAAAAATGACCGTGCCACAAATGTTGGATATGCCGTTCTATCATCCTGTAATTGAAGAAGGTTTGCGTACTGCATTGCGTGATGTGGCAGCTAAATTGTAA
- a CDS encoding L-threonylcarbamoyladenylate synthase has protein sequence MAQFLAIHPENPQERLIKQAVEIVKNGGVIVYPTDSCYALGCVMGDKAAMERILSIRQIDLKHHLTLVCADLRDLGTYAKVDNSQFRQLKAATPGSYTFILQATKEVPNRTLHPKRKTIGLRVPDNIIARALLAELGEPLLSCTMMLPEDEEPLTDSYEIRDRLEHAVDVIIDGGWCGTEPTTVIDMTDGIELVRQGKGDIALFGL, from the coding sequence ATGGCACAATTTCTTGCGATTCATCCAGAAAATCCACAAGAACGGCTGATTAAACAAGCGGTAGAAATCGTCAAAAATGGCGGTGTAATTGTGTATCCCACCGATTCTTGTTATGCGCTTGGTTGCGTGATGGGCGATAAAGCCGCGATGGAACGCATTTTGTCTATCCGACAAATAGATTTAAAACATCATTTGACCTTGGTGTGCGCCGACTTACGCGATTTGGGCACTTATGCCAAAGTGGATAATAGCCAATTTCGCCAACTCAAAGCTGCCACACCGGGGAGCTACACTTTTATTTTGCAAGCAACCAAAGAAGTACCCAACCGTACTTTGCACCCCAAACGCAAAACCATCGGCTTACGCGTTCCCGACAATATTATCGCACGCGCTTTATTGGCAGAATTGGGCGAACCGCTGTTGTCTTGCACCATGATGTTGCCCGAAGATGAAGAACCATTGACCGACTCATACGAAATCCGCGACCGTTTAGAACACGCCGTAGATGTCATTATTGATGGCGGCTGGTGTGGTACAGAACCGACCACCGTTATTGATATGACCGATGGCATAGAATTGGTGCGTCAAGGCAAAGGCGATATTGCCTTATTTGGTTTATAA
- the clpA gene encoding ATP-dependent Clp protease ATP-binding subunit ClpA: MISHELERIFQNMYEDAHAARHELVGLEHLLLSLVQDSPQVNAALQHCGVDTALLVIQLHENIDENTPTYRRNEKQHDPQPSLGVQRVVQRAMIHVQQSSQDQVLPEDVLIAILDEENCPASYLLQLHGVTRLDLLRYFSHGSGSLKHIPKEEEDEDNTLADKPLEAYTINLNHEVQAGRIDPLIGRTMEMERLLQVLCRRRKNNPLLVGEAGVGKTALAEGLAYLIEQKQVPDVLANATVFALDMGALLAGAKYRGDFEARLKAVLKELAKVDNAVLFIDEIHTVIGAGSTQGSTMDASNLLKPALAKGQLRCIGATTYEEFRTVFSKDHALSRRFQKIDIVEPSVAETVQILQGLRPMFEQHHAVQYLDEAFQAAAELSAKYINERFLPDKAIDIIDEAGAAQRIRQPEHRATQIDKTIIEQVVAKIARIPETTVSHDDKQILKTLAADLKAQVFGQDNAIEALVSAVKMSRAGLGLPEKPIGSFLFSGPTGVGKTEVAKQLAHCLGVPLQRFDMSEYMEAHAVSRLIGAPPGYVGYEQGGLLTECVNKQPHMVLLLDEIEKAHRDIYNVLLQVMDAGRLTDNTGRSADFRNVIIIMTTNAGAEALSRPTFGFTSKREHGDEMVDIKKQFTPEFRNRLDAIISFAPLSPEMIVKVVDKFLVALADSLAAKNVVAVFGESMRKHLAEKGFDPQMGARPMNRLIQQQIRKALADELLFGRLVDGGKVWVDWDADKQETKLSFTKPRVSRKKIAEAA, translated from the coding sequence ATGATTTCACACGAATTAGAACGAATTTTCCAAAATATGTATGAAGATGCGCATGCTGCCCGACATGAATTAGTGGGTTTGGAACATTTATTATTATCATTGGTGCAAGATTCCCCGCAAGTCAATGCCGCTTTACAACATTGCGGTGTAGATACAGCTTTGCTGGTAATACAATTACATGAAAATATTGATGAAAACACACCAACTTATCGCCGTAATGAAAAACAACACGACCCACAACCCTCTTTGGGCGTACAGCGTGTCGTGCAACGTGCCATGATTCATGTGCAACAATCTTCACAAGACCAAGTTTTGCCAGAAGATGTGTTAATTGCCATTTTGGACGAAGAGAACTGCCCTGCTTCCTATTTATTACAATTACATGGCGTAACCCGTTTGGATTTATTGCGTTATTTTTCGCACGGTTCAGGCAGCCTGAAACATATTCCCAAAGAAGAAGAAGATGAAGACAACACGCTCGCCGATAAACCATTGGAAGCCTATACCATCAATTTGAACCACGAAGTACAAGCTGGGCGCATTGACCCTTTGATTGGGCGCACAATGGAAATGGAACGCTTGTTGCAAGTCTTGTGCCGCCGCCGCAAAAACAATCCACTTTTGGTGGGCGAGGCTGGCGTGGGCAAAACCGCATTGGCAGAAGGTTTAGCTTATTTAATTGAACAAAAACAAGTGCCTGATGTATTGGCAAATGCCACCGTATTTGCTTTGGACATGGGGGCATTGTTGGCGGGGGCGAAATATCGTGGCGATTTTGAAGCGCGTTTAAAAGCGGTGCTGAAAGAATTAGCAAAAGTGGACAACGCGGTTTTGTTTATTGACGAAATTCACACCGTGATTGGCGCAGGCAGCACGCAAGGCAGCACGATGGACGCGAGCAATTTGCTCAAACCCGCTTTGGCAAAAGGGCAATTACGTTGCATTGGTGCGACCACTTACGAAGAATTTCGCACGGTGTTCAGCAAAGACCATGCTTTGAGTCGCCGTTTCCAAAAAATTGATATTGTTGAGCCGAGTGTGGCGGAAACGGTGCAAATTTTGCAAGGTTTGCGCCCAATGTTTGAGCAACATCATGCAGTGCAGTATTTGGACGAAGCGTTTCAGGCTGCCGCCGAATTGTCCGCCAAATACATTAACGAGCGTTTTTTGCCCGATAAAGCCATTGATATTATTGACGAAGCGGGCGCGGCGCAACGAATCAGGCAGCCTGAACACCGCGCCACGCAAATTGATAAAACAATTATTGAACAAGTCGTCGCGAAAATTGCGCGCATTCCCGAAACCACCGTGTCGCACGATGACAAACAAATTTTGAAAACGCTGGCGGCAGATTTGAAAGCGCAAGTTTTTGGGCAGGACAATGCGATTGAAGCCCTTGTTTCGGCGGTAAAAATGTCCCGCGCAGGTTTGGGGCTGCCTGAAAAACCGATTGGCAGTTTTCTTTTTAGCGGGCCAACGGGCGTGGGCAAAACGGAAGTGGCGAAACAATTGGCGCATTGTTTGGGCGTACCATTGCAACGCTTTGATATGTCTGAATATATGGAAGCGCATGCAGTGTCGCGTTTGATTGGTGCGCCCCCTGGTTATGTGGGTTATGAACAGGGTGGATTATTGACCGAATGCGTGAATAAACAACCACATATGGTCTTATTATTAGACGAAATTGAGAAAGCCCACCGCGATATTTACAATGTCTTGCTGCAAGTGATGGACGCAGGCAGACTGACCGACAACACAGGGCGCAGCGCGGATTTTCGCAATGTGATTATCATCATGACCACCAATGCGGGCGCGGAAGCCTTGAGCCGCCCTACTTTTGGTTTTACCAGCAAACGCGAGCACGGCGATGAAATGGTAGACATTAAAAAACAATTCACGCCCGAATTTCGCAACCGTTTGGACGCGATTATCTCCTTTGCGCCGCTTTCACCCGAGATGATTGTGAAGGTGGTGGACAAATTTTTGGTGGCTTTGGCAGACTCGTTGGCTGCGAAAAATGTGGTGGCGGTGTTTGGCGAATCCATGCGTAAGCATTTGGCTGAAAAAGGTTTTGACCCACAAATGGGCGCGCGCCCAATGAACCGTTTGATTCAGCAACAAATTCGCAAGGCGTTGGCAGATGAATTGCTGTTTGGGCGTTTGGTGGACGGCGGCAAAGTGTGGGTGGATTGGGACGCGGATAAGCAGGAAACAAAATTATCGTTTACAAAACCGCGTGTTAGCCGCAAAAAAATTGCAGAGGCAGCCTGA
- a CDS encoding DsbC family protein, with amino-acid sequence MKFSYTLTTLIIATALSACGQAPAANKGKPEVAKTNQTKPASISQEVPADVAKTIISTLERNYADQGLKIESVNGTPITGLYEIVANGKQIAYTDAKGAYMLVGDLIETSEGRSLTEERKAILNAVDYSKLPFQYATKEVRGNGKLQVAVFSDPDCPYCKRLEHEFAKMTDITIYNFMMPIPSLHPDATRKSIQIMCQPNPTQAWTQWMRENKMPPKVAECKHHVAETTALGESLGFNGTPTIVFPNGQVQSGYAPMPQLQQVIEANQK; translated from the coding sequence ATGAAATTTTCTTATACGCTAACCACATTAATCATTGCAACTGCTTTAAGTGCTTGTGGGCAAGCGCCTGCTGCCAACAAAGGTAAACCTGAAGTAGCCAAAACAAATCAAACCAAACCAGCATCCATTAGTCAAGAAGTACCAGCAGATGTTGCCAAAACCATCATCAGCACATTGGAACGCAACTATGCCGACCAAGGTTTAAAAATTGAAAGTGTTAATGGTACACCTATAACAGGATTATATGAAATCGTGGCAAATGGCAAACAAATCGCTTATACCGATGCAAAAGGTGCCTATATGCTGGTTGGTGATTTGATTGAAACATCAGAAGGTCGCAGCTTGACCGAAGAACGCAAAGCCATTTTAAATGCAGTAGATTACAGCAAATTGCCATTCCAATATGCCACCAAAGAAGTACGCGGCAATGGCAAATTGCAAGTTGCCGTATTCTCTGACCCTGATTGTCCTTATTGCAAACGTTTAGAACACGAATTTGCTAAAATGACTGACATCACAATTTACAATTTTATGATGCCAATCCCATCGTTACACCCCGATGCAACACGCAAATCCATACAAATTATGTGTCAGCCTAATCCAACACAAGCATGGACTCAATGGATGCGTGAAAATAAAATGCCACCCAAAGTAGCCGAATGCAAACATCATGTGGCAGAAACCACCGCTTTGGGCGAAAGTCTGGGCTTTAATGGCACACCAACCATCGTATTTCCAAATGGTCAAGTGCAAAGCGGTTATGCACCCATGCCACAACTTCAACAAGTTATTGAAGCCAACCAAAAATAA
- the zapD gene encoding cell division protein ZapD: MLRFDHPLSERVRSLIRIEHLFNRFNHTTASDDKWSHHVALSSLFEIMECSSRAELKLDILQELERQRQAGRNQNHHELLERLNQAAQDLQDVQQKFGQHIRENEWLMALKQRIVVAGGTTPVELPSYYFWQKKTAEQRRSDLQRWSQIMMPTYRATNVLLEILRENQTFIECCAKNGTYEHNTLPHNTHLMTIEVPFEANVLPEVSANKYFTHVRFVQANQESMRGKPVEQHIDFKIIMCSFDAINK, from the coding sequence ATGTTACGTTTTGACCACCCCCTTTCCGAGCGCGTCCGCAGTTTGATACGCATCGAACATCTGTTCAATCGCTTCAACCATACTACTGCCAGCGATGATAAATGGTCGCATCACGTTGCATTGAGTTCGCTGTTTGAAATTATGGAATGTTCTTCGCGTGCAGAATTGAAGTTGGATATTTTGCAAGAATTGGAACGCCAACGCCAAGCTGGGCGCAATCAAAATCATCATGAGCTGTTGGAGCGATTAAATCAAGCAGCGCAAGATTTGCAAGATGTGCAACAAAAGTTTGGTCAGCATATCCGCGAAAATGAATGGTTGATGGCATTGAAGCAGCGCATAGTGGTGGCAGGTGGCACAACACCTGTGGAATTGCCTAGCTATTATTTTTGGCAGAAAAAAACTGCTGAACAACGCCGCAGCGATTTGCAACGATGGAGTCAAATCATGATGCCGACTTATCGCGCGACCAATGTTCTTTTGGAAATTTTGCGTGAAAATCAAACATTTATTGAATGTTGTGCCAAGAATGGAACGTATGAACACAATACTTTGCCGCACAATACGCATTTGATGACGATTGAAGTGCCATTTGAAGCCAATGTGTTGCCCGAAGTATCTGCTAATAAATATTTCACACATGTGCGTTTTGTGCAAGCCAATCAAGAAAGTATGCGTGGTAAGCCTGTTGAACAACACATTGATTTTAAAATTATTATGTGTAGTTTTGATGCGATTAATAAGTAA
- a CDS encoding glutathione peroxidase, translated as MSVTIKTAAELEGQNVPSVVFHTRQDDAWVDVSTDDLFKGKKVAVFSLPGAFTPTCSSTHLPRYNELAAEFKKRGVESIICISVNDTFVMNAWLADQEAENIIVVPDGNGEFTKGMGMLVNKEALGFGDRSWRYSMIVNDGKIEKMFIEPVKDGDPFEVSDADTMLKHIDPTWVPHESVSIITKPGCQFCAKAKTLLKEKGFSFEEIVLGRDASITSVRAITGKATAPQVFIGGKYIGGSEELEAYLAK; from the coding sequence ATGTCAGTTACAATCAAAACTGCTGCTGAATTGGAAGGTCAAAACGTACCTTCAGTTGTATTCCACACTCGTCAAGACGATGCTTGGGTTGATGTTTCTACTGATGATTTGTTCAAAGGTAAAAAAGTTGCTGTATTCTCATTGCCAGGTGCATTTACCCCAACTTGTTCTTCAACTCACTTGCCACGTTACAATGAATTGGCCGCTGAATTTAAAAAACGCGGTGTAGAGAGCATCATTTGTATTTCTGTAAATGACACGTTCGTAATGAATGCTTGGTTGGCTGACCAAGAAGCAGAAAACATCATCGTTGTACCAGATGGTAATGGCGAATTTACCAAAGGCATGGGCATGTTGGTAAACAAAGAAGCTTTGGGTTTCGGCGACCGCTCTTGGCGCTATTCTATGATTGTGAACGATGGCAAAATTGAAAAAATGTTCATTGAGCCAGTAAAAGATGGCGACCCATTTGAAGTGTCTGATGCAGATACTATGTTGAAACACATTGACCCAACTTGGGTGCCACATGAGTCTGTATCTATCATCACTAAACCTGGTTGCCAATTCTGTGCGAAAGCAAAAACTTTGTTGAAAGAAAAAGGCTTCTCATTTGAAGAAATCGTATTGGGTCGTGATGCTTCTATCACTTCTGTTCGTGCGATTACAGGTAAAGCAACTGCGCCACAAGTATTTATCGGTGGTAAATACATTGGTGGTAGCGAAGAGTTGGAAGCATACTTGGCAAAATAA
- the clpS gene encoding ATP-dependent Clp protease adapter ClpS, whose protein sequence is MSSTSTHKQINKQKIAPPKKYGVFLLNDHYTPMDFVVNILQEIFRLPEEQATAIMLEVHHHGKGLCGTYTRDMAETKQQQVLMLANEAGHPLMCTIEELSL, encoded by the coding sequence ATGTCTTCCACTTCCACCCATAAACAAATCAACAAACAAAAAATAGCACCACCCAAAAAATATGGCGTTTTTTTGCTGAATGACCACTATACGCCTATGGATTTTGTGGTCAATATTTTACAAGAAATTTTCAGGCTGCCTGAAGAACAAGCAACAGCAATCATGTTGGAAGTGCATCATCATGGCAAAGGCTTATGTGGCACATACACCCGCGACATGGCGGAAACCAAACAACAACAAGTATTAATGCTAGCAAATGAGGCTGGACATCCACTTATGTGTACGATAGAGGAGCTATCGCTATGA
- a CDS encoding TIGR01244 family sulfur transferase, whose translation MAIEKIADYLYISNQLDERFAKRAAQYGIQTVICNRPDDEEPNQPSFEQVKTWLNAVGIENVVYMPVVMDGIDDAALREFQETVAKSPAPILAYCRTGTRSAMMWALNQTKRGVEVNSLIKAAELANIDLEPHRYRLEIAYKKRG comes from the coding sequence ATGGCTATTGAAAAAATTGCAGATTATTTGTACATATCCAATCAATTAGATGAACGTTTTGCCAAACGCGCAGCGCAATATGGCATCCAAACCGTTATTTGCAACCGCCCTGATGACGAAGAACCTAATCAACCCTCTTTTGAACAAGTGAAAACTTGGTTAAATGCCGTAGGTATTGAAAATGTGGTGTACATGCCTGTAGTAATGGATGGTATTGATGATGCCGCATTGCGAGAATTTCAAGAAACCGTTGCGAAATCCCCTGCCCCTATTTTGGCATATTGTCGCACAGGTACACGTTCAGCAATGATGTGGGCATTGAATCAAACCAAGCGTGGCGTTGAAGTCAATAGCTTGATTAAAGCAGCAGAATTAGCAAATATTGATTTGGAACCTCATCGCTATCGTTTAGAAATTGCTTATAAAAAACGTGGATAA
- the pncC gene encoding nicotinamide-nucleotide amidase, protein MTRIEYIAAELTARKQFVTCAESCTGGLLSAALTSIPGSSAFFDRSFITYSNKAKQQMLNVNFETLRHYGAVSEEVVREMALGALINTKSDYALSISGVAGPDGGTADKPVGMVWFGFATKQRIWAKQFQFSGNREEIRQQAVQYSLAILEHYLKTSTK, encoded by the coding sequence ATGACTCGCATAGAATATATTGCTGCCGAGCTCACGGCTCGCAAACAATTTGTTACCTGCGCCGAATCTTGTACAGGCGGATTATTATCTGCTGCATTAACCAGTATTCCAGGTAGTTCCGCTTTTTTTGACCGAAGTTTCATTACTTATTCTAATAAAGCCAAACAGCAAATGCTCAATGTAAACTTTGAAACTTTACGCCATTATGGTGCAGTAAGCGAAGAAGTGGTGCGCGAAATGGCTTTGGGCGCACTCATCAACACCAAAAGCGATTACGCATTAAGTATTTCGGGTGTTGCAGGACCCGATGGTGGTACGGCAGACAAACCTGTTGGCATGGTGTGGTTTGGTTTTGCGACCAAACAGCGCATTTGGGCGAAGCAATTTCAGTTTTCAGGCAATCGTGAAGAAATTCGTCAGCAAGCCGTACAATATTCATTGGCGATTTTGGAACATTATTTAAAAACAAGCACTAAATAA
- the murB gene encoding UDP-N-acetylmuramate dehydrogenase gives MFSIQKNHDITPYTTFGLPARAAYYTELTCNQDLPQLCQQPEFDMHTVCWLGGGSNVLFMQDFPALVVRMATRGIREISRSGCMVLVEAQAGEIWHDFVQTTLKMGLSGLENLSLIPGTVGASPVQNIGAYGVEVKDRIHSVQCFDIEKQAFITLSNADCQFAYRDSFFKHEGKKRFVITAVTFALSTECVPQVQYGDLAQVLAQNCGERTPTAQDISDAVCQIRRSKLPDPAILGNVGSFYKNPIVSAKLADNIQAAYPNMPRYPQDNGNVKLAAAWLIDQCSLKNYQIGGAAVHDKQALVLINKNNATADDVRALSDYICLQVKQKFAIDLHPEPVWLPEN, from the coding sequence ATGTTTAGCATACAAAAGAATCATGATATTACGCCATACACCACATTTGGCTTACCCGCACGCGCCGCGTATTACACCGAATTGACGTGTAACCAAGATTTGCCGCAATTATGCCAGCAGCCTGAATTTGATATGCATACCGTTTGCTGGTTGGGTGGTGGCAGCAATGTATTGTTTATGCAAGATTTTCCTGCGCTGGTGGTACGCATGGCAACGCGCGGCATTCGTGAAATTTCGCGTTCAGGCTGCATGGTTTTGGTGGAAGCCCAGGCAGGGGAAATATGGCATGATTTTGTCCAAACCACACTCAAAATGGGCTTGTCGGGCTTGGAAAATTTAAGTTTGATTCCGGGTACAGTGGGCGCATCGCCTGTACAAAATATTGGCGCGTATGGTGTGGAAGTCAAAGACCGCATTCATAGCGTACAATGTTTTGATATTGAAAAACAAGCGTTTATTACTTTATCTAATGCAGATTGCCAGTTTGCCTACCGCGATAGTTTTTTTAAACACGAAGGCAAAAAACGTTTCGTGATTACAGCGGTTACCTTCGCACTTTCTACCGAATGCGTGCCACAAGTACAATATGGCGATTTGGCGCAAGTATTGGCACAAAATTGTGGCGAGCGAACACCGACCGCACAAGATATTTCGGACGCGGTGTGTCAAATTCGCCGCAGCAAATTGCCAGACCCTGCGATACTGGGCAATGTGGGTAGTTTCTACAAAAATCCAATTGTATCCGCAAAATTGGCAGATAATATTCAGGCTGCCTATCCAAATATGCCACGTTATCCGCAAGATAATGGCAACGTGAAACTTGCCGCCGCTTGGTTGATTGACCAATGCAGCCTGAAAAATTATCAAATTGGCGGTGCGGCGGTGCATGATAAACAAGCACTTGTTTTAATAAATAAAAATAATGCTACTGCAGATGATGTGCGTGCGCTTTCGGATTATATTTGTTTACAAGTCAAACAAAAATTTGCGATAGATTTACACCCCGAACCTGTGTGGCTGCCTGAAAATTAA
- the coaE gene encoding dephospho-CoA kinase (Dephospho-CoA kinase (CoaE) performs the final step in coenzyme A biosynthesis.): MTAWIGLTGGIGSGKSQAAACFSALGVPVIDADAISRQLTETVGSIALQQIADTFGNDAISVSGSLNRAYMRDLVFQDKTARQRLEAILHPLILEEIQRQKDTFQAAYGVIEIPTLIENLHFQRIVSRILVVECNEIFRLYRVMQRSQLSEQMVRAIMATQASDAQRAAIADDIIYNEGSLKDLQNAVLEKHLYYLDTFRQPEK; the protein is encoded by the coding sequence ATGACCGCTTGGATTGGATTGACGGGCGGAATCGGCAGCGGCAAAAGTCAAGCCGCTGCCTGTTTTTCTGCTTTGGGTGTACCTGTTATAGATGCAGATGCGATTTCACGTCAATTAACGGAAACAGTGGGTAGCATCGCTTTACAGCAAATTGCTGATACATTTGGCAATGATGCCATCAGCGTTTCAGGCAGCCTGAATCGAGCTTATATGCGTGATTTGGTTTTCCAAGATAAAACAGCGCGCCAACGTTTAGAAGCTATTTTGCATCCTTTGATTTTAGAAGAAATACAGCGACAAAAAGATACTTTTCAGGCTGCCTATGGTGTGATAGAAATTCCCACTTTAATTGAAAATCTCCATTTTCAACGCATTGTTTCGCGGATTTTAGTGGTAGAATGTAACGAAATTTTCAGGTTGTATCGTGTGATGCAACGCAGTCAATTAAGTGAACAAATGGTGCGTGCGATTATGGCAACACAAGCCAGCGATGCACAACGCGCTGCGATTGCCGATGACATTATCTACAATGAAGGCAGCCTGAAAGATTTGCAAAATGCTGTTTTGGAAAAACATTTGTATTATTTAGATACATTCAGGCAGCCTGAAAAATAG